The following are from one region of the Dermacentor albipictus isolate Rhodes 1998 colony chromosome 5, USDA_Dalb.pri_finalv2, whole genome shotgun sequence genome:
- the LOC139060382 gene encoding uncharacterized protein yields MVSKRKFKTQHAFGARRRSMNAIRMAKLAKRVAGDCGDASCSAASATPLEEVCVATSSAVPSESAMQGDGVSSVPAVLTASTSAIAAPSLASVAVSKDASSTVRVKTHFLTPEEIEAAEAQRNAVKNKLGATPATLRKFQAMSPDPAPATATTVDEVFCLVQMCVFGHLLSKTLCQRCLSTGLTIQQGTQFGLATKLELVCPHCGIIANSWSSPCQNAGNAFEVNIRAIMAMKQIGKGQTAVNDFWAAMNVSHRGLHHKTYQEHLKKTFRGPETQRMESFYSESAAAVKKVYQEMDPGFTRDITVVYDGTWHKRGHTSHIGVGAVIEYHTGLILDTVVLSNQCLGCQTGPKPEDSEYSSWREQHICQRNTDAKSGRMEVEAALILFARSLTKHNLRYTTIVSDGDSATYSALVKENVYGLVPVVKEECLNHVQKRMGAALRNLVQKSDKALGGKGRLTKALIDKLTDYYGWALRNNSNDAAAMQRAVMASYHHITSTDAEPHHDLCPEGAGSWCRHKAAEANGLPQPRHRYNLPGYVAEAMLPVYQRLSEPSLLQRCLGAKTQNASESFHSVLWSLMPKEQHSSLIAVETALNDAVMRYNAGNQRATKEISLSAGLTPGHLAIHRAVEKDALRMGKAEKRGQAKTERRQRKKACKDTANYSAGSF; encoded by the coding sequence ATGGTCTCTAAGCGGAAATTCAAAACGCAACATGCGTTCGGTGCGCGGCGTCGTTCTATGAATGCCATCCGCATGGCGAAGTTGGCAAAGCGCGTTGCCGGCGATTGCGGAGACGCTTCCTGCAGTGCTGCCTCTGCTACACCGCTAGAAGAAGTCTGCGTTGCCACTTCCAGCGCCGTACCTTCCGAGTCAGCAATGCAAGGAGACGGCGTTTCAAGTGTGCCTGCTGTCCTGACCGCATCAACCTCGGCGATCGCGGCACCCTCTCTCGCGTCTGTCGCCGTGAGCAAAGACGCATCGTCGACCGTGCGCGTGAAAACGCACTTTCTGACGCCGGAGGAGATAGAGGCGGCGGAGGCACAACGTAAtgctgtgaaaaacaaacttggtGCCACGCCCGCGACGCTACGAAAATTTCAAGCGATGTCGCCCGATCCCGCACCGGCCACTGCTACTACCGTAGATGAGGTATTTTGCCTTGTGCAAATGTGTGTGTTCGGCCACCTGCTCTCCAAAACCTTGTGCCAGCGCTGCCTTTCAACTGGACTGACAATTCAACAAGGTACCCAGTTCGGACTGGCTACAAAGCTTGAGTTGGTATGCCCACATTGTGGGATTATTGCTAATTCTTGGAGTTCACCATGCCAGAACGCAGGAAATGCTTTTGAGGTGAACATCCGAGCCATTATGGCTATGAAGCAAATTGGTAAGGGGCAGACAGCTGTAAATGACTTTTGGGCTGCTATGAATGTATCTCACAGAGGACTTCATCACAAGACGTACCAGGAACATCTGAAGAAGACATTCAGGGGCCCAGAGACTCAACGCATGGAGAGTTTCTATTCAGAATCAGCAGCTGCTGTGAAAAAGGTTTACCAGGAAATGGACCCAGGATTTACCAGAGACATTACTGTGGTCTATGATGGCACCTGGCACAAGCGTGGACACACATCCCACATAGGAGTTGGGGCAGTGATAGAGTATCACACTGGCCTCATCTTGGATACAGTTGTCCTCTCAAACCAGTGCCTTGGGTGTCAAACAGGACCCAAACCAGAAGACTCAGAGTACTCAAGCTGGCGTGAGCAGCACATCTGCCAAAGAAACACTGATGCGAAGTCTGGAAGGATGGAGGTCGAGGCAGCCTTGATCCTTTTCGCCCGTTCACTGACAAAGCACAACCTCCGTTACACAACGATTGTGTCCGATGGAGACAGTGCCACCTACTCTGCCCTTGTGAAGGAGAATGTTTATGGGCTAGTCCCAGTTGTCAAAGAAGAATGCCTCAATCACGTGCAGAAAAGGATGGGGGCTGCACTGCGCAACCTAGTGCAAAAGAGTGATAAGGCATTGGGAGGGAAAGGAAGGCTGACAAAGGCTCTGATCGACAAGCTGACGGATTACTATGGCTGGGCTTTGAGAAACAACTCGAATGACGCGGCAGCAATGCAGCGTGCAGTGATGGCGTCCTACCATCACATCACATCCACCGATGCGGAGCCTCACCATGACCTATGCCCAGAGGGCGCTGGCTCATGGTGCCGCCACAAGGCTGCTGAGGCAAATGGCTTACCACAACCAAGGCACAGGTACAATCTGCCAGGCTATGTCGCTGAGGCTATGCTGCCTGTTTATCAGCGCCTCTCCGAGCCTTCCCTTCTTCAGCGGTGCCTTGGAGCGAAGACTCAAAATGCATCGGAATCATTTCATTCTGTTCTGTGGTCACTGATGCCCAAGGAGCAGCATTCATCCCTGATTGCAGTGGAGACAGCACTGAATGATGCAGTGATGCGGTATAATGCTGGAAACCAAAGGGCCACCAAAGAAATTTCTCTGTCTGCGGGGCTCACACCTGGCCACCTAGCCATCCATCGAGCCGTGGAAAAAGATGCCCTGCGCATGGGAAAGGCTGAGAAGCGAGGTCAAGCGAAGACTGAGAGGCGGCAGAGAAAGAAAGCCTGCAAAGACACCGCAAACTATTCTGCGGGGTCATTTTAG